Proteins encoded together in one Heliomicrobium undosum window:
- the hrpB gene encoding ATP-dependent helicase HrpB: MTLLPIEASLPALKEALRTRTNAVLVAPPGAGKTTRAPLALLDEPWMAGKRIVMLEPRRLAARSAARHMAASLGEPVGETVGFRVRLETRVGPKTRIEVVTEGVLTRLLQADPALEDVGLVIFDEFHERSLAADLGLALCLQSQALLREDLRLLVMSATLDAEPVAALLGDAPIVVSEGRPFPVETRYLERRAEGPIESRVAQTVREALVNDEGDILVFLPGAKEIRRVEMRLTEMGLGTEALRLCPLQGGLPLEAQDRAIAPSPPGVRKVVLATSIAETSLTVEGVRVVIDSGLMRVSRFSPRTGMTRLETVPVSRASADQRRGRAGRLGPGVCYRLWTQAEDLRLAPRGTPEILEADLAPLALELAAWGIADPAELRWLNAPPTAAFGQAWELLVQLGALTSDGGLGVTGAITAQGRRMAEAGLHPRLARMILQAIPLGLGGIACDLAAILSERDFFRADGTLPEADLRLRLEALAALDTGDACGGAFGFTVDRAARRRILAEASALKREFGHTASVEKRFRASAGADVDACGLLLAFAFPDRIGQRRPDGRFLLRNGRGAAFAGSQPLNKSPYLVAAELDDQGTESRIFLAAPVELEELERHFEDQIEQEELVVWDRAGQAVRARRRERLGALVLGEGPFAGADPEAIRAALLSGIREEGLAILPWTKAARQLQERLQFMAYWEPGWPDVSDATLLAKQEEWLGPHLYGLKSRDDLQRLDLTAILRGSLPWEKARELDECAPTHMDVPSGRRIPIDYRAPESPVISVRLQEMFGQAKTPRICRGRAPLTIHLLSPAHRPVQVTQDLASFWRDAYFAVRKDLKGRYPKHYWPEDPASATATSRVRPDK; this comes from the coding sequence ATGACGTTATTGCCGATCGAGGCCAGTCTGCCGGCTTTGAAGGAAGCCCTCCGCACCCGGACGAACGCCGTGCTGGTGGCCCCGCCCGGCGCCGGCAAGACGACGCGGGCGCCGCTGGCGCTGCTTGACGAACCCTGGATGGCAGGAAAGCGCATCGTCATGCTGGAGCCGCGTCGCTTGGCCGCCCGTTCCGCCGCCCGCCACATGGCCGCCAGCCTCGGGGAACCGGTTGGGGAGACGGTGGGTTTTCGGGTCCGGCTGGAGACGCGGGTGGGACCGAAGACGCGCATCGAGGTGGTCACCGAGGGGGTGCTCACTCGGCTCTTGCAGGCTGATCCGGCCTTGGAGGACGTGGGGCTGGTCATCTTTGACGAGTTTCACGAACGGAGCCTGGCGGCCGATCTGGGGCTGGCGCTCTGCCTCCAGTCGCAGGCGCTGTTACGGGAGGATCTGCGCCTCCTGGTCATGTCGGCCACACTGGACGCAGAGCCAGTGGCGGCTCTCCTGGGTGATGCGCCCATTGTTGTCAGTGAAGGCCGACCTTTTCCGGTAGAAACGCGTTACCTGGAGCGGCGCGCCGAAGGACCGATTGAGTCGCGGGTCGCGCAGACGGTCCGGGAGGCTTTGGTGAACGATGAGGGCGACATCCTGGTCTTTTTGCCGGGGGCGAAGGAAATCCGGCGGGTGGAGATGCGGCTGACCGAGATGGGGCTGGGAACGGAAGCGCTGCGTCTCTGCCCGCTACAGGGCGGCCTGCCCCTCGAAGCCCAGGACCGGGCTATCGCGCCGAGCCCGCCTGGGGTTCGCAAGGTCGTACTGGCCACATCGATCGCTGAGACGAGCCTCACCGTTGAAGGGGTGCGGGTTGTGATCGACAGCGGCCTCATGCGGGTTTCGCGCTTTTCGCCGCGCACGGGGATGACGCGACTGGAGACGGTTCCCGTCTCGCGGGCGTCGGCGGATCAGCGCCGGGGCCGAGCAGGACGTTTGGGGCCTGGGGTCTGTTACCGCCTATGGACGCAAGCAGAGGATCTGCGCCTTGCGCCGAGAGGCACGCCGGAGATTCTGGAGGCAGACCTGGCGCCCCTGGCGCTGGAACTGGCCGCCTGGGGGATCGCCGATCCGGCGGAACTGCGGTGGCTCAATGCGCCGCCGACGGCTGCCTTCGGGCAAGCGTGGGAACTTCTCGTTCAACTCGGCGCGCTTACGTCAGACGGGGGGCTCGGCGTCACTGGCGCTATCACCGCCCAAGGGCGGCGCATGGCGGAGGCGGGTTTGCACCCCCGATTGGCCCGCATGATCCTCCAGGCGATCCCGTTGGGACTTGGGGGAATTGCCTGCGATCTGGCGGCGATTTTGAGCGAACGGGACTTTTTTCGCGCCGATGGGACGTTGCCCGAGGCCGATCTACGGCTGCGCCTGGAGGCGCTGGCCGCGCTGGACACCGGCGACGCCTGTGGGGGCGCTTTCGGTTTTACCGTCGATAGAGCGGCGCGGCGGCGGATTCTTGCCGAGGCAAGCGCATTGAAAAGGGAGTTCGGCCATACCGCGTCAGTGGAGAAACGATTCCGCGCTTCTGCTGGCGCCGATGTGGACGCCTGCGGACTTTTGCTCGCTTTCGCTTTCCCCGACAGGATTGGCCAGCGGCGACCGGACGGACGATTTCTTTTGCGCAATGGGCGGGGCGCCGCATTTGCCGGGTCCCAGCCGCTGAACAAGTCCCCTTACCTGGTGGCGGCGGAACTGGATGATCAGGGGACGGAGAGCCGCATCTTTCTGGCGGCCCCGGTTGAACTGGAGGAGTTGGAGCGCCATTTTGAAGACCAGATCGAGCAGGAGGAACTGGTTGTCTGGGATCGAGCCGGCCAGGCTGTGCGGGCGCGCCGGCGAGAACGGCTGGGCGCGCTGGTCTTAGGCGAGGGTCCCTTCGCCGGCGCCGATCCCGAAGCGATACGGGCGGCGTTGCTTTCCGGGATCCGTGAGGAAGGGTTGGCAATCCTGCCCTGGACGAAGGCTGCCCGACAGTTGCAGGAACGGCTCCAGTTCATGGCCTATTGGGAGCCCGGTTGGCCGGATGTATCCGACGCTACGCTCTTGGCGAAGCAGGAGGAATGGCTCGGCCCGCACTTGTATGGACTTAAAAGCAGGGATGATCTGCAGCGGCTCGACTTAACGGCGATACTGCGAGGGAGTCTTCCCTGGGAGAAAGCACGGGAACTGGACGAGTGCGCGCCGACGCACATGGATGTCCCCAGCGGTCGACGGATCCCCATCGATTACCGCGCGCCGGAATCACCGGTGATCTCCGTCCGGCTGCAAGAGATGTTCGGTCAGGCGAAAACACCGAGAATCTGCCGCGGCAGGGCGCCTCTGACGATCCATCTGCTCTCGCCGGCGCATCGACCGGTGCAGGTCACCCAGGATCTGGCCAGTTTCTGGCGTGATGCCTACTTTGCGGTGCGAAAAGATTTGAAGGGGCGCTATCCCAAGCATTACTGGCCGGAGGATCCGGCATCTGCCACTGCGACGAGTCGTGTGCGCCCCGATAAGTAA
- a CDS encoding uroporphyrinogen decarboxylase/cobalamine-independent methonine synthase family protein: MFPIVTAMGSLPVDSYEEAKALVAAGCPQAPHCPQLPVVCKEDLLLEQGLAPWERAGLIRRLPDGRPVVDRSADGFAEALARFSRICGVGECGVDEPIEWYSNDESLFAQKSPTYLRFRQDLLERAWPGNVNWVKAQLAGPLTTARYVTDERGQSLLDDPQLRELVLASAALQASWMASDLRRLPWPVMIFVDEPGLVGLGREPGCDPAMAPGETAGFDGSDDVVRRFVRTMVQAVGQTGALAGLHCCGDTDWSVILDSGAHVVSFDACRHFAGMLRHTEAVRRFLDRGGLLAWGVVPTEPEALEAATVEGLLQKLAEQMAAMEGKGVPGDAIRRQLILTPACGYGLRAVAEAEKAYELLGQFSSRIKKAGGRGIRL; the protein is encoded by the coding sequence TTGTTTCCGATCGTGACGGCTATGGGCAGTTTGCCTGTCGACAGTTATGAAGAGGCGAAGGCGTTGGTGGCGGCAGGGTGTCCCCAAGCGCCGCACTGCCCGCAGCTTCCCGTTGTATGTAAGGAAGATCTGCTGCTGGAACAGGGGCTTGCCCCCTGGGAGCGCGCGGGGCTGATCCGGCGTCTTCCTGACGGAAGGCCCGTCGTTGATCGCTCCGCCGACGGGTTCGCCGAGGCGTTGGCGCGGTTTTCCCGGATCTGCGGCGTCGGGGAATGCGGCGTCGATGAGCCCATCGAGTGGTACAGCAATGACGAGTCACTCTTTGCGCAGAAGAGCCCGACCTACCTCCGATTTCGCCAGGACCTGTTGGAGCGGGCCTGGCCAGGGAACGTGAACTGGGTGAAGGCGCAGTTGGCTGGGCCGCTGACGACGGCGCGGTATGTGACCGATGAGCGCGGGCAATCCCTGCTGGACGATCCGCAACTGCGGGAACTGGTTCTCGCGTCGGCGGCGCTGCAGGCGTCCTGGATGGCGAGCGATCTGCGGCGGCTTCCCTGGCCGGTGATGATCTTTGTGGATGAGCCGGGACTGGTCGGTTTGGGACGCGAACCTGGATGTGACCCCGCGATGGCTCCCGGAGAGACGGCCGGTTTTGATGGCAGCGACGACGTGGTCCGCCGGTTTGTCCGGACGATGGTCCAGGCGGTCGGCCAGACGGGCGCGCTGGCGGGGCTGCATTGCTGCGGCGACACGGACTGGTCGGTGATCTTGGACAGCGGCGCCCACGTCGTCAGTTTTGACGCCTGCCGGCACTTTGCGGGGATGCTTCGCCACACCGAAGCAGTGAGGCGCTTTTTGGATCGCGGGGGCCTGTTGGCCTGGGGAGTTGTGCCGACGGAGCCGGAGGCGCTGGAGGCGGCCACGGTGGAAGGACTGCTGCAAAAGCTGGCGGAGCAGATGGCAGCGATGGAGGGGAAGGGTGTCCCCGGCGATGCGATACGGCGGCAGTTGATCCTCACCCCGGCCTGCGGGTACGGACTGCGGGCGGTTGCTGAAGCGGAGAAGGCCTACGAACTGCTTGGGCAGTTTTCTTCCCGCATCAAGAAAGCCGGTGGAAGGGGGATTCGCCTGTGA
- a CDS encoding YwbE family protein, translated as MNGRERKNIRPGSRVKIVQKQHQRTGELTEGVVKDILTKSAVHPHGIKVRLENGIVGRVQEVIE; from the coding sequence GTGAACGGCAGGGAACGCAAGAACATCCGGCCGGGCAGCCGGGTGAAGATTGTGCAGAAGCAGCATCAACGGACGGGGGAACTGACGGAGGGTGTCGTAAAAGACATTCTGACGAAGAGCGCCGTTCACCCCCATGGGATCAAGGTGCGGCTGGAGAATGGGATCGTCGGTCGCGTGCAAGAAGTTATCGAGTGA
- a CDS encoding GNAT family N-acetyltransferase: MNIFLRPVQKNDEPFLYELFVSSRPDLDWIGADDEVKGQILTQQFFAEEQGNAGADRRIALLDDKPIGRLYLREEETSIHILAIALLPEYRSRGIGTRLLEAVQKSAAESGKKLRLRVMWFNGAARSLYERFAFRVINDSGVCVEMEWDSRSPHSRDEE; the protein is encoded by the coding sequence GTGAACATCTTCCTGCGACCTGTTCAAAAAAACGATGAACCTTTTCTTTACGAGTTGTTTGTCAGCAGCCGCCCTGATTTGGATTGGATAGGCGCAGATGATGAGGTCAAAGGCCAGATCCTCACCCAGCAGTTTTTCGCGGAAGAGCAAGGGAATGCCGGTGCGGACCGCCGTATCGCTCTGCTCGACGACAAGCCGATCGGCAGATTGTATCTCCGTGAGGAAGAGACTTCAATACATATTCTTGCGATTGCCCTGCTGCCGGAATACCGCAGCAGGGGCATTGGAACCCGGCTGCTGGAGGCGGTGCAAAAAAGCGCCGCTGAATCCGGGAAAAAGCTCCGGCTGCGCGTGATGTGGTTTAACGGCGCAGCCCGCTCGCTCTATGAGCGATTCGCCTTTCGGGTGATCAACGACAGCGGGGTTTGCGTCGAAATGGAGTGGGATTCCCGGTCTCCCCATAGCCGAGATGAAGAGTAG